The DNA region ATCCTCCTTTGGATTTTCAGATTGTCGTTACCATAAACGCAGTCGCTGTTTTTTGCAACCGGTATTACGCTAACCCACCTCACCCGCTCCTCTGCGCGTAAAACTCCCTCTTGAAAAGAGCAAAGCTTCCCTCGCGGATGGCCTCTCGCATCTTGCTCATAAGGGTCATGAAGTAATGGATATTATGGATACTATTTAAACGCTGGGCAAGAATCTCTTTTGCCATGAAAAGGTGGCGCAAATAGGCCCGTGAGTAATTCCTGCACGTATAGCAAGAACAGTCGGCTTCCACCGCTCTTTCGTCGTCCCGATACCGGGCATTGCAAATGTTCAAAGTCCCGGTGCGGACAAAAAGCTGGCCGTTTCTTGCATTGCGAGTGGGAATCACACAATCAAACATGTCCGTGCCGAGTGAAACAAGTTCTACCAGATCTTCCGGCGCTCCTACGCCCATGACATATCGGGGAAGCAAGTCCGGAAGGAGCGGAAGGGTGAAGGCGCAAACATCAAGCATTGCGTCCTTTGGCTCCCCAACACTCAAACCGCCCAAGGCATATCCGTCAAAGCCCATGTCAGTGAGGGCCTTGACACCCTGGGATCGAAGGTCTTGAAACATGCCTCCTTGAACAATCCCGAAAAGAGATCCACTGTTCTTATTGCGGCTTTCTTTGCAGCGCCTTGCCCAGTCGATACTCAAAGTCAAAGACTTACTGGCATCCGCGGCAGTGGCTGGATACGGTGTGCACTCATCAAGACACATCATGATGTCAGAGTTCAAGGCCTCCTGGATCTCAATAGCCTTTTCCGGTGTCAAAAGGTGTCTTGAGCCGTCCAGGTGGGACTGGAAAGTGACTCCACGCTCAGAAATCTCCCTGAGCTTTGCCAGACTAAAGACCTGGTAGCCACCACTGTCCGTCAGGATAGGGCCGTCCCAGTGCATGAACCGGTGAAGCCCGCCGAGGTTGGATATGACATCGTGTCCGGGACGAAGGTAAAGGTGATATGTATTGGCCAGGACGATTTGGACCCCTAGATCGCAAAGCTCCTCAGGCGTGAGGGATTTGACCGTGGCCTGAGTGCCCACAGGCATAAAAGCCGGGGTGTCGACGGGCCCATGGGCGGTATCAATCCTGCCCAGCCTGGCGCTGTTTTCTGATGATCTATGTATGATCTCGAATGAAAAAGTCATAGTTGTCGGTTTGGCCTAACATATCAACATCGCATCTCCGTAGCTGTAGAAACGGTATTTCGTGTCGATTGCTTCCTGATAGGCATCCAGGATAAACTCCCGGCCTGCAAAGGCTGAAACCAGCATCAACAATGTGCTTTCGGGAAGATGGAAATTGGTAATTAAGGCGTCGATTATCTTGAACCGAAAGCCGGGATAGACAAAAAGGTCACACTTGCCCGATCCGGGCGCCACACGGCATGCCCTGTCAGATGCATATTCGAGCACCCGCACGGATGTAGTGCCCACCGCAATGATACGCCGGCCATCAGCCTTGGCTTGGTTGATGGCCAGGGCAGTTCTGTCTGTAAGTTCGTATGTCTCAGAATGGATTTTGTGTTGCCTGATATCCGAAACCCGCACTGGCAGAAATGTCCCGTAGCCCACATGAAGCGTGATGGCAATGACCTCAACGCCCAGATCGGTGAGCCCCTCAAGGAGATCGGGCGAGAAGTGGAGCCCGGCAGTGGGCGCTGCCACAGCCCCTTCTTTTTTGGCGTAAACGGTTTGGTAAGCCTGATAATCGTCACACGGTGGGACTCCTTGCCCGTTCCTCTTGATATATGGGGGAAGAGGGATCTCGCCTATTCTTTCCAGGAGGGCGCCAAAGTCTCCCTGGAAACGAAAAGCCATTCTGAACACGCCTCTCGCGCCTTCCAGGACAGTTGCCCTGAGCCCTCCGGCAAAGCAGATCTCTGATCCCGGACGGGGAGGCTTGGATGCCTTGACCAAACACTCACCAATAAAGTCACCTGAACCCTGTGATCCTGACGTCTGACCCTTCTTTGCTCCCTGAACGATTATCTGTTCTTGTTGTATATCTCCTGCATAGTCGAGAAGCAGGACCTCAACCTTTCCCCCGGTCTCCTTGGCGCCCTTGAGTCTACCCTTAACAACACGGGTGTTATTTACGACCAGAAGGTCTCCTGGACGAAGCAGCCCCAACAGATCTCTAAAAGAATGGTGAGATATTTTATGGCCCATCCTTTC from Deltaproteobacteria bacterium includes:
- the tgt gene encoding tRNA guanosine(34) transglycosylase Tgt; protein product: MTFSFEIIHRSSENSARLGRIDTAHGPVDTPAFMPVGTQATVKSLTPEELCDLGVQIVLANTYHLYLRPGHDVISNLGGLHRFMHWDGPILTDSGGYQVFSLAKLREISERGVTFQSHLDGSRHLLTPEKAIEIQEALNSDIMMCLDECTPYPATAADASKSLTLSIDWARRCKESRNKNSGSLFGIVQGGMFQDLRSQGVKALTDMGFDGYALGGLSVGEPKDAMLDVCAFTLPLLPDLLPRYVMGVGAPEDLVELVSLGTDMFDCVIPTRNARNGQLFVRTGTLNICNARYRDDERAVEADCSCYTCRNYSRAYLRHLFMAKEILAQRLNSIHNIHYFMTLMSKMREAIREGSFALFKREFYAQRSG
- the queA gene encoding tRNA preQ1(34) S-adenosylmethionine ribosyltransferase-isomerase QueA codes for the protein MYLLSDYDYTLPQELIAQAPASRRDQSRLMLLERMGHKISHHSFRDLLGLLRPGDLLVVNNTRVVKGRLKGAKETGGKVEVLLLDYAGDIQQEQIIVQGAKKGQTSGSQGSGDFIGECLVKASKPPRPGSEICFAGGLRATVLEGARGVFRMAFRFQGDFGALLERIGEIPLPPYIKRNGQGVPPCDDYQAYQTVYAKKEGAVAAPTAGLHFSPDLLEGLTDLGVEVIAITLHVGYGTFLPVRVSDIRQHKIHSETYELTDRTALAINQAKADGRRIIAVGTTSVRVLEYASDRACRVAPGSGKCDLFVYPGFRFKIIDALITNFHLPESTLLMLVSAFAGREFILDAYQEAIDTKYRFYSYGDAMLIC